DNA sequence from the Myxococcus guangdongensis genome:
CTCCTCCTCACGAGAAACGCCCGCAAAACATGCAACTCACCTGAAACTCAGGAGAGTCATGTCGTCCCTGAGACGTGTTTCACCGCTCGGTGTTGACAGCGGGCTTGGCGGGAGCCTGCGGGACGGGCGGCTTGGCGGAGAGGGCGTCGGGGGCCTCCTCCGTGGGGGCGCGCAGGCCCCGGTCCCGCTCCGGCGGTGGATCTGGAATCTCGTGGGCGATGATGCCCGGCATCCTCGAGCTCGAATTCCTCATGTGCGGCTCCCCCCTGGGTTCGACGATTCAAGGTCGACGCGCCGCCACCTGCGGCGGAGCGTCAACACCAGAACGTGGCGGGTGGGAATCCTTGAGGAGCGGACACTTCACTCGAACAGCAGGACGAGGGCGGGCCAGGTCGCGGACGGCTCGCGGGACAGCCACGCCAGGCGCTCGTCGCGCAAGGCCTGGGAGGCGGGAGCTCCGGCGCGGATGCGCTCGCGCACGGACTCGAAGAAGCGCCCCGCGGTGTCGGGGATGTCGCCGGTGGAGGCGAGCACCGTGCGCGCGCCCGCCTCGATGAAGGCCACCGGCAGGCTCACCGATTCGTGGAGGAAGGGCGCGGCGCGGGCGGCGCCACACGCGGCGAGCAGCACCAGGGGCGCGCCGTGCAGCGATTGCTCGCGCACCTGCGTCGCCGCGAGCGCATAGCGGCCGTCTTCCTCCGGCGCCAATACCAGCAGCGAAGCGTCCGAGAGCTCCGGGCTGAAGAGGCCGTGCGTGTGCAGCTCGATTTCCCGCGCCTGGGCCATCTCACGCAGCACGCGTGAAGGGGTGGCCGCCGCGCCTCGCAGCTCCACGCGCAGCGGGTCCGGCACGCGCGGCCCCTCCAGGGGCAGCAGCTTCTCGAGCCCCAGCGAGCGCGGCGCCTCCACGCCCGTCACCACCAGGTGATGCCCCGCCTGTCCGCGCGGCTCCGGGAGCAGGCCCGAGCGGCCCACGCGGTAGCTCCACGCCAGGTCCATGGGCAACAGGCCCGGCAGGCCATGAACGGGAGGCAGGGCCAGCACATCCACGTGCTCGCAGCCGCGCAGGGCCGCCACCATCCTCGCCGGGACGAGCCCGTCGGCGGAGCCATGCAGGGGCGAGGCACGCTGGTCATCGTACGCGCCCGCGAGCGCGCCCTGGGAATCCCTCACGGCGGCCACCGTGCGCTCGTGGTCCACCGCCACGGCGAGCACGCAGCGCTCCGGCACGGGAACGCGCAAGGCCTGGCCCATCAGCTCCAACACCTGCTCCTGAGCGCCGGCGCGGCCCGCGTCGCTCACCAACACGCCATAGGCGAAGGTGCGGGCCTTGCGCGCGTCCACGTCGAGCGGGAGCGCCTGGGCCGCGTCGATGGCGCCGAGCAGCAGCTCACGCCCGGACGCGCGCTCACGCTCCAGCATGAACTGGCCCTCCAGGAAGGACAGCAGCGCGAGCTCCCCCGGCGTGCGAGAGCCGCGTCGCAGCTCCCCCAGCGTGCGCCGCAGCAGGTCCTCGTCACGCACCTGCGCGCCCTGGCGGGCCAGATAGGACAACACCCAGGCGCCGGGCATGCCCAGGGGACGCCCGCAGCGCGTGGCCTGCTCCAGCTCGTCGCGCGCCTCCTCCGGACGGAAGTCCGCCCACGCCACGAAGGCCAGGTTGCGGTGCACATACGTGCGCTGCTCGCAGTCGTCGGGGATGCGCGACAGCGACTCGCGCAAGAACGCGCGCGCACTGGCCGCGCTGTGGCGGTAGCGGGCAATCTGCGCCATCTCCTGGAGGAACTGCTGCTCCAGGTTCCACTCGCCCAGCTCGCGCGTCAGGCGAAGACCCTCGCGAGCATCCTCCAGCGCGTCGGCCGGACGGTGCAGTCGCACGAAGAGGTCCACGAGCCTGCGCCGCAGCGTCGCGCACCGGTATGCCATCCCCCGCCCCGTGCAGGACGCCAGCGCCGCGCGCAGCCGCTGCTCCGCCTTCCACCACTGCCCCTCGCGCTCCTCGCGCACGGACAGCTCGCGCTCGGCCAGGAGCACCAGCCACGCGTCCTGACTGGCCCGCGCGATGCGCTCGAAGTCGTCCAGGTGCCGCTCCACCGCATCCAGCGCGACGAGCGCGCCCAGGTACAGGTCGTCCTCCCCAGAGCGCCGCAGCGTCTGCAGGAGCGCGTCCGGGGCGGCGTGCTCCTGACGGAGGAGCCGGGCGTAGTCGCGCGCCAGGGGGCCGCGGCGTTGGAAGTCCGCGAGCGAGACGCGGCTCACCATGTCGGCCAGCGTGGAGCCCCCCTGGACCTCGTCCAGCACCCGCGCGAGCGGCAGCAGCCGCAGCACCGCCTCGCGCGTGGGCGCGGCCCTCACGGCGTCGTAGAAGGCCAGGCGCACCACGCCAGGGAAGCGGCGGGCCTCCTCGAGCGGCAGGCGCGAACCCTCCAGCGCGGCGAGGTTCTGCGCCGCCGCGCGGGCATCATGGAAGTCACGCGAGCGAAGGTTCGTCTCGCTGCGCAGCGCCGTGGCGCGAAGGCGCGCCTCCTCGCTCCACCCCGGCTCTCCCAGCCTCACCACCGCGTCGAAGGCATCGGCCGCCTGGAGCGACAGCCCCAGCTCGCGCAGCACCAGCGCCCGGTTCCACAGCGCCTGGGGATGGTTCGGCGCCGCGCGCAGCACGGCCTCCAGCAACTCCAGCGCCTCCTCCCGCCGCCCCTGCTCCAGCGCGATGAGGGCCAGATCACTGTCGCGGTCGACGGAAGGCAGCGAGCGGCGCAGGAAGTCCGACGCCTGGCGCCAGTCCTGACGCACCAGGTACGCGGCGGCGATGCCGTGCAGGTCTCCCTGCTCCTCCAGCTCGGCGAGCTCGCTCAGCGGCAGGGGCGTCGTCGACTCCGGCGCCTCGGGCCCGGCGCGCATCGGCACGTAGCGCCGGTACCCGTCCGCCCTCGCGTACGCCACGCGCCCCTCCAGCCCTCGCTGCGAGACATGGGCCCCCCACACCTCGGGCGGCGTCTCGCGAGCCATCGGCACGGCCAGCACCAGCGCCAGGAGCGCCGCGGCCAGCGCCACGCCGCCCACCGCCCAGGCGCTCACGGAGCGCGGCCACACGGGACTCAGCGAGCGCAGCCGCTGTCGCCACGACGGCCGGGGCCAGGGCGGCGCGGGCCACGCGGGCAACACCGCCTCGGGCGCGGCGGTCAGCTCGTCGTCCGGCGCGAGCCCTTCCTCATGGAGCGCCTGGAAGCCGAGCAGCTCGAGCTGCATCGCCTCGTGCAGGCCCGCAGCGCACATGGGACAGCGCGCCAGGTGGTGGCGGAAGTTCTCTTCGTCGACCGGGGGCAGCTCACCATCCAGGAACAGGAACAGCTTGTGACACGGGGGGCTCATGCGTCCCCTCCGCCATCCGTCAGCAGCTCGCGCAGCTCCTTGCGCGCCTGGAACAGCCAGCTCCCCACGGTCCCCTCGGGCACGCCCATGCGCTGCGCGATGGCCCGGTAGCGCAGCCCCTTGGCGTGGAGCTCGAAGGCCTCACGCACGCGGGCGTTGGGCAGCCGGGCGATGGCCCTGAGCAGGTCCGCGTCGGAGATGCGCTCCCACATCTCCCCCGTCACCTCGTCGGGCGAGCCCACGTCCTCGCGCACCAGCCGGATGTCCCGGCGCTCCTGCTCCAACAGCTCCGTGCGGCGCTTGCGGCACTGGTCCAGGAAATGGTTGGTCAACGCCCGGCACAGCCACGCGCGGTACACGGGCTCCGGCTGCGCGGACAATGCCGCGTGGTGCACGAGCGCGCGCACCAGCGCCTCCTGCGCCAGGTCCTCCGGGTCGATGCCCCCCTGACCGCACAGACGCTTCGCCAGAGCCACGAGCATGGGCCTGACGCGCTGAGCAAACTCCTCGAAGCCTTCGTGTGCCACGCTGGCACTGTAGGCCACGGCGAATCGCTTCACCGAGGCAATGCGATGGTCCCTCATCGACCCCTCGCCCTCCTTCCACGCCCACTCGAAACGCAGCCACCCGGAATCCTTGGGTCGTCGTCTGGAAACCGACGCCGTCACGCAGGGTTCCGGTGGCTCCAGGACATCGATTCAGGCCCTGGGGCCGGGTGGCCCCAGGACGTGGTGAGACAGACACCGAGCACCTCGGACGCCTGCTCGGATGCCCTGCGACCGACGCGCCCGCCAGGATGAGCGCTCAGCCCGGAGGTCCGCCCGGAGGCGGGTCCCTCACATCCGGCTTGCCCGAAGGCGGCGGCACGGCCACCTCTCCGTCGTCACCCCGCTCCACGTCAGAGGGCTGCTCCGGAGTGGGGTGGTCCTCCGGGACCATCGCCATCGCGGCGACCTGCTCCGAAGACTGCGCCTCGTTCATGCGGCCCTTCATCTCGTGCGGCTCCTGGGACCGCGCCCGTCCCCGCCGGATGCGGGAGCGCACGGTCCTCACCGGATACAACGCTCCAGGTCGTGCTTGTTGCCTTGAATCTCCCACGTCCCATCGGACAGGGAGCCCGCGTGCCGCGAGGAAGGCTCACTCGAACAGCAGCACGCGCGACAGCCAGCGGGCGTCGTCGGGGCGCTCGAGCAACCACGCGGCGCGCAAATCCCTCAACGCCACGGAGGGCCGCGCCCCCGCGCGGATGCGCTCTCGCACCCGCTCGAAGAAGGCGCCCGCGGAGTCGGGAATCTCCACGGACGCCGCCAGCACCGCGCTCGCGCCCGCCTCGATGAAGGCCATGGGCAGGCTGAAGGACTCGTGGGGAAAGGGTGCCGTCTTCGCGGCCCCACAGGTGGCGAGCAGCACCAGCGGCGCATGACTCAGCCGCGCCTGGCGGACCTTGTCGGCCGTCAGCACGTAGCCGCCATCGGCCTCCGGCGCGAGCACCACCATCGACGCATCCGATTGGGACGCGCTGAACAGCCCATGGGTGTGGATTTCCACCTCGGACGCCTGGGCCATCTCCGAGAGCACGCGCGTGGGGGTCGCCTCCGCGCCGCGCAGCTCCACGCGCCACGGGTCCGGCACGCGAGGTGGCGTCAGCGGTGCCAGTCTCGGCAGTCGCAAGGATGGAGGGCTCGCCACCTCGGTGATGACCAGATGCATCGAGGGCGCGGTGCGAGCCGGTACTCCCCGCGCGCCCCTCCCGACGCGGTAGCTCCACGCGAGCGAATCCGGCAACAACCCCGCGAGCCCGTGGACCGGCGGACGGGTGAGCACGTCGACGTGCTCGCAGCCCGACAGCTCCTTCACGAGCTCGGCGGGCACCAGCCCCGTGGCCTCGTCTCGCAGCGGCACCTGACGTCCGGCGGAGTACGCCCCCTTCAGCTCCCCCAGCGGGCCGCGCACGAGGACGAGGGTCCGCTCGTGTTGCACGGACACCGCGAGCAGACAGCTCGGGGCCACGGGCTCCACGTGCAGTTCGTGGCCCATCAGCGCCAGGGCCTCCTCCCACGCGCCAGCGCGCCCCGCCTCGGAGAGCAGCGCGGAGTAGCCGAAGGCTCGGGCCTTGCGCGCATCGACGCTGTCCGGCGCCAGGTCCGCCATCTCCAGTCCCCGATGCACCAGCTCACGGCCGGAGGTCCCCGGCTGCTCGAGCAGGAACTGCCCTTCGATGACGAGCAGCAGCGCTTCCAGGCCCGGAGAGACCGTCCCTCGTCGCAAGTCGGCCAGGGCCCGACGCAGCAGGGCGCCGTCATGGGGTCCGGGCACCGAGCGCGCCATCTCCGACACGACCCAGGCGCCCGTCAGCCCCAACGGCCGCTCACACTCCATCGCGCGCTCCAACGCCGCGCGCGCCGCCTCGGGTCGGAAGCGCTGCCACTCCAGCAACGCCACGTTCCGATGCACGTGCGTTCGCTGGGCGCAGTCCTCCGGCATTCGGCTCAGGGACTCCTCCAGATAGGCGCGCGCGGTGGTGAACGCATGCTGATAGCGGGCCACGTCCGCCAGCTCCTGGAGGAACTGCTGCTCGAAGCCCCACTCCCGAGCCTCCAGCGCTCGCGCCCATCCCTTCCACGCGTGCTGGAAGGCCTCCGCGGGGCGGTGCTGGGACAGGTAGAGGTCGGCGAGCCTCCGCTGCAGGCCCAGGCAGCGGTACACCAGCCCCTGCTTCTGACAGGTGTCCAGCACCTCCAACAAGCGCTGCTCGGCCTTCCACCACTGGCCCTCCTGCTGCGCCAGCTTCGCCTGCTCCTGGTCCGCGAGGACGCGCATCCACGGGTCCCCGGATGCGCGCGCCAGACGAATCACCGCCTGCGAATCGACGGGCTCCCGGGCGGAATCCGCGAGGACCAGCGCCCCCAGGTACAGGTCCTCCTCACCCGAGCGCCGGAGGGTCTCCATCACCTCTCCCACCGGAGCGAGCGAGCCGAGCACGAGCCGCGCGTACAGCCGAGAGAGAGGCCCCCGGTGCACGAAGTTCCGCTCCGCCACGTGCGCGAGCCACGTGCGCAGGACGCTCCCGCCGTAGCGCTCGTCGAGCACGCGCGCCAGCGGCTCCAGCCGCAGCACCTCCTCACGCGAGGGAGCTGCTCTCACCGCGTCGTAGAAGCCAAGCCGGACGATGCCGGGATGCTCGCGCGCCTCGGCGAGCGGAAGGGGCGCGGAGCAATCCGTCACCAACTCCCGCACCGCCGCGTAGGCGTCCTTCCAGGCCCGGGCGCGCGTCGACGTGGACTCGCGAAGCACGCGCTCGCGATGCGCCGCCTCCTCGCTCCACCCGGGCTCTCCCAACCTGGCGACCTCACCAAAGGCGTCGGCCGCCTGGAGCGGGAGCCCCAGCTCGCTCAACACCAGGGCCCGATTCCACAGGGCCTGCGGATGTCGAGGCCACTCGCGCAGGACACCGTCGAGCAGCTCCAGCGCCTCCTCCAGCCGCGCCGGGCGCGTGTCGAGTGAGCCCTCCTGTCTCGACTGCTCCAGCGCCAGCAACGCCAGGTCGCAATCCCGGTCCGCCGAGGCGGGCATGCGCTTCAAGAAGGCCTGCGCCTGCCGGGGCGCGCCATGGAGCAGATAGGCCGTAGCGACCCCATGGAGGTCTCCGCGCGCCTCCATCCTCCACAGGTCCCGCAGCGGCAGCGGGGGTACCGGGGGGTGCGCCGCGTCCTCCCCCCTGTCCGGGACGTACGGTTGATGGCGGTCATCCACCGCCCGATACGTCACCCGTCCCTCCAGTACACGCGGGCCCTCCGCGGACAGCCAGGCCCCCTCCTCCCTTCCCCACGGGAGGGAGAACGGCAAGAGCATCCACACCGCGACGCCCACAGCCAGCACCTCGAGCCCGCGCAGCAACAAGCGCGGCCATCGAGGCTCCTTCGGCGCGGACACCTGGGCAAGCTGCGTGTCCGCCGATGACGACTCGGGCGTCAGTGCCTCCTGGGCGAGCAGTTCGAGTTGGATGGCGTCCTCGAAGCGCGCCTCGCAAGAGCTACAGCCCCCCAGATGCTGCCGGAACCGCCCCTTCTCCCGAGCGTGCATCCCTCCATTGAGGAAGCGCGGCAGGTCCTTGCAGTCGACCTTCATTGCCTCCGCTCCCGCCGACGCTTCTCCGCCGTCTCCTTCAAGCGTTCGTGCAACGCCGCCCTCGCGTCATGCAGCCGCGCCCCCACCGTCCCCTGCTTCACCCCCGCGACTTGGGCGATGCTGGCGTAGGACCAGCCTTGCTGATGCAACTCGAACGCCTGACGCAGCGTGGGCGGCAAGAAACCCAAGGCCCACCGCAAGTCTTCCATCTCGATATAGCCCCAGAGTTCGTTCTGCTCCGCTTCGTCGGGTGCATCGACGTCTGCGGACAGCGCGAGCAACGCACTCAGCCGATCCAACTCGCTACTGCGACGCCGACAGCGGTCCAGGAAGCAGTTCTTTGCCACCCGTCCCAGCCACGCGCGCTGCTTAGGGGCCTCCCAATGTTGGAGCTCGTCCCACTGGAGGAGCGCGCGCAGCAAGACATCGTGCACGATGTCCTCCACTTCGTGCGACGAGCCGCCACAGTACTTGCGCAGTATTCCAAACAAGAGAGGCTGCCACTGGCGACCAAACGTCTCGAAGCCCTTACGGGCTTGTCCTGACAGGGCCCCCTCGCCCTTCGTTCGCAGCCTCCAGAGCATTGCCCTCCTCCTTTCGTTAGAGAACGCCGCAGGTCTGCTTTATTGCCGACACCTTCCTATTCTTACAAACACGTCACCCCCGCGAAGACGGCGGGACGTACAGGGTATGATGTCCTGACGACAACACCACCTTGCCCTGCGGGGTGTCATGAAGCCGCGGCGGAGAGCGGTGCGGGCTGCTTCAACGGCAGCAAGAGGGTGAAACATGCACCACCCAGCGACTCGGAGCGGCTGGCCCGCACGGTGCCTCCGTGGCGCTCGAGGATGCCTCGGGCGATGGCCAATCCCAGCCCCGTCCCCGGACGAGGTCCCTCGCGCCTCCGCCCCGTGACGAAGGGCTGGAACAGCCGGGGCAGCAGCTCCGGAGGGATGCCCGGCCCGCTGTCCTCCACGAGGACCTGGAGCGTCGTGTCGGATTGAGAGAGCCGGACCTGGAGCCGGGGTCGAGCGACATCCCCCAGCGCGAGCAATGCATTCTCCAGCACAATGACAAACACCTGGGAGAGCTGGGATTGGTCCGCTTCCATCGACAGCGGTTCGCCTTCCGCCAGCTCGAAGGACACCTCCGGCGCCAGGGGGCCCAATCCCTGTCGCGCGGTGGAGTACGCCAGCGCCACGGTGGCATGGACATCCACCCGGCGCAGCTCCAGCGGGCGAGGCCTTCCATAACGCAACAGCTCGTCGACGAAGTGGCCCGCACGGGCAATCTGCTCGCGCATGCCCGCCAGCGTGTCCGCGTCCGCGCCCTGGCGCTCCAACAGCTTCAGCTGCGCGGCGAGCACGCCCAGCGGGTTTCGCACCTCGTGGGCCACGGCCGAGGAGAACTGTCCCAGCTCGGCCAGGCGCGCGGCCTGGTCGGCCCGCGTCTCCTGCTCCGCCAGCGCCGCCACCAGCTCCGTGCCCGTGGCGCGTCCTCGCAGCAGCCTTCGTCCCAGCCACTCCTGGAGCCCCTGGCGCAGGGGCTCGAAGGCGAGCGCCGCCAGGGCGAGCAGGAAGAAGGCTCCCGCGCGGTACTCGGCCAGGAAGGGTTGGCCGCTGCCCGCCATCAGCGTCAGCACGCCGAAGAGGAAGCCCGCGGACAGCACCGCCGCCATCGCCGAGTAGACGAGGCTGCGCTCCAGCAGCCTGCGCTCGGAGGGCGGCTGGTGCGCGTTGATGACGTGCACGAGCACCAGCAACGAGGCCAGCACCAGGTACATCCCGAAGGGCAGCGCATAGCCCGCGGACAGCAACAGCGCCGTGGCCAGCCCTCCCGAGTACGCGAGCGCGCCGACGATGCCCAGGCTGCGCAAGAGCGGCCGACGCTCGGGCGTCTGCTGCCGGTACGCGCGCGCCAGGAGCACCAGGGGCACGCCCGCCGCGGAGACCGACAGCGCCATGGTGGGCCAGAACAGCGGCCCCCGCTTCATGGCCAAGGGGCCATACAGCGCGTCCGGGAAGAGCGCCCCCACCAGGGTGACGACGGTGGCCACGACGTACGCGAGCACCACCAGCCTGGGCGAGCGCTGGCGCGCGACATCCTGCGCGGTGTGGAAGAAGGCGGCGGCGGTGAAGGCGCCACTGGCGGCGAAGCGCTCACCGAGCCACGCGGCCTGGGGCACGCACAGCAGCAGGAGTGAGCCGCTCCAGAACGCGGTGGCGAGGCAGTACAGCGTCAGCCCCGCGGCGTCCCGGCCTCGCAGCGCGGCCGTGAAACACAAGAGGAGCGACACCGACAAGACAGGCACGAGGCTGTAGGCGAACAGGGGCCCCATGGACGGAGTGTGGCAGATGTTCCTAGTGTGCGCCCCGTCAGCGCCTCGAGGCGCTCCGACGTCACCGGGAGTCACGAGCAGTGCGGCATTTCGCGATGGTCGCGGCGGGGGCCACCCTCTGGGGGTGCTGGTCCCTCTTCCTCCGGCCCGCGGGCCTGTCCTGGGCGCAGAACGCGTTCCTGGCGCTCGTCGCCATGTCGCTGCCGGTGCCCCTGCTGCTGCGCGGCGCCCCTTTTCATGACCGGCGCGCCACGGTGGCCCTGCTCGTCGTGGCCCTGGCGGACGCGGCCAACATCAGCCTGTTCTTCGCCGCCATGAAGCGCGGCCCCGTGTCGGTGGCCGTGCTCACGCACTACCTCGCCCCGTTGCTGCTCGCGCTCGCGGCGCCGTGGGTGCTGGGGGAGAGGCGCTCCGTGCGGGCCCTGGTCGCGGGGCCGGTGACGCTGGTGGGGCTGGTGATGCTCATCGGCCGGCCCGACGGACAGGGGGGAACGGGGATGACGGCGGCGCTCGGCGCGGGCAGCGCCCTGTTCTTCGCGGCCATCGTCCTGGGGACGAAGGCGGCGACGCGGGCCTACTCGCCGCTGGCGGTGGCCTCGCTGCACGCGCCGGTGTCCGCCGGGGTGCTGCTGCTCATCGCCGGGACGGACGCGCTGCCGACGGCGTTGGACTCCGCCACCCTCCAGGTCCTCGCCGGGGGCGCGGTGTGCGGCCTTGCGGGGACGTGCCTCTTCAATGCGGGGCTGAGCCGGGTGCCCACGGCGGCGGCCGGGGCGCTGACGTACCTGGAGCCGCTCACGGCCTCCCTGGTGGGCTGGGCCGTCTTCTCCGAGGCGCTCACACCGGTGGGCGTGGCGGGGGGACTCCTGGTGCTGGCCGCCGGGGTCTGGGTGGCCTCCGAGCGTCGGGCGCCCGCGTCAAGCATGGCCCTCCCGTCCGCCACGTCTTGAAATCTCCACCCAACTCCCCACTTGCAAGGTCGGGGAATCCTTTGGTCCTCTTGGGCCAACGCAGCTCCTCCCCGCAGCGCC
Encoded proteins:
- a CDS encoding CHAT domain-containing protein, with amino-acid sequence MSPPCHKLFLFLDGELPPVDEENFRHHLARCPMCAAGLHEAMQLELLGFQALHEEGLAPDDELTAAPEAVLPAWPAPPWPRPSWRQRLRSLSPVWPRSVSAWAVGGVALAAALLALVLAVPMARETPPEVWGAHVSQRGLEGRVAYARADGYRRYVPMRAGPEAPESTTPLPLSELAELEEQGDLHGIAAAYLVRQDWRQASDFLRRSLPSVDRDSDLALIALEQGRREEALELLEAVLRAAPNHPQALWNRALVLRELGLSLQAADAFDAVVRLGEPGWSEEARLRATALRSETNLRSRDFHDARAAAQNLAALEGSRLPLEEARRFPGVVRLAFYDAVRAAPTREAVLRLLPLARVLDEVQGGSTLADMVSRVSLADFQRRGPLARDYARLLRQEHAAPDALLQTLRRSGEDDLYLGALVALDAVERHLDDFERIARASQDAWLVLLAERELSVREEREGQWWKAEQRLRAALASCTGRGMAYRCATLRRRLVDLFVRLHRPADALEDAREGLRLTRELGEWNLEQQFLQEMAQIARYRHSAASARAFLRESLSRIPDDCEQRTYVHRNLAFVAWADFRPEEARDELEQATRCGRPLGMPGAWVLSYLARQGAQVRDEDLLRRTLGELRRGSRTPGELALLSFLEGQFMLERERASGRELLLGAIDAAQALPLDVDARKARTFAYGVLVSDAGRAGAQEQVLELMGQALRVPVPERCVLAVAVDHERTVAAVRDSQGALAGAYDDQRASPLHGSADGLVPARMVAALRGCEHVDVLALPPVHGLPGLLPMDLAWSYRVGRSGLLPEPRGQAGHHLVVTGVEAPRSLGLEKLLPLEGPRVPDPLRVELRGAAATPSRVLREMAQAREIELHTHGLFSPELSDASLLVLAPEEDGRYALAATQVREQSLHGAPLVLLAACGAARAAPFLHESVSLPVAFIEAGARTVLASTGDIPDTAGRFFESVRERIRAGAPASQALRDERLAWLSREPSATWPALVLLFE
- a CDS encoding RNA polymerase sigma factor, translating into MRDHRIASVKRFAVAYSASVAHEGFEEFAQRVRPMLVALAKRLCGQGGIDPEDLAQEALVRALVHHAALSAQPEPVYRAWLCRALTNHFLDQCRKRRTELLEQERRDIRLVREDVGSPDEVTGEMWERISDADLLRAIARLPNARVREAFELHAKGLRYRAIAQRMGVPEGTVGSWLFQARKELRELLTDGGGDA
- a CDS encoding CHAT domain-containing protein: MKVDCKDLPRFLNGGMHAREKGRFRQHLGGCSSCEARFEDAIQLELLAQEALTPESSSADTQLAQVSAPKEPRWPRLLLRGLEVLAVGVAVWMLLPFSLPWGREEGAWLSAEGPRVLEGRVTYRAVDDRHQPYVPDRGEDAAHPPVPPLPLRDLWRMEARGDLHGVATAYLLHGAPRQAQAFLKRMPASADRDCDLALLALEQSRQEGSLDTRPARLEEALELLDGVLREWPRHPQALWNRALVLSELGLPLQAADAFGEVARLGEPGWSEEAAHRERVLRESTSTRARAWKDAYAAVRELVTDCSAPLPLAEAREHPGIVRLGFYDAVRAAPSREEVLRLEPLARVLDERYGGSVLRTWLAHVAERNFVHRGPLSRLYARLVLGSLAPVGEVMETLRRSGEEDLYLGALVLADSAREPVDSQAVIRLARASGDPWMRVLADQEQAKLAQQEGQWWKAEQRLLEVLDTCQKQGLVYRCLGLQRRLADLYLSQHRPAEAFQHAWKGWARALEAREWGFEQQFLQELADVARYQHAFTTARAYLEESLSRMPEDCAQRTHVHRNVALLEWQRFRPEAARAALERAMECERPLGLTGAWVVSEMARSVPGPHDGALLRRALADLRRGTVSPGLEALLLVIEGQFLLEQPGTSGRELVHRGLEMADLAPDSVDARKARAFGYSALLSEAGRAGAWEEALALMGHELHVEPVAPSCLLAVSVQHERTLVLVRGPLGELKGAYSAGRQVPLRDEATGLVPAELVKELSGCEHVDVLTRPPVHGLAGLLPDSLAWSYRVGRGARGVPARTAPSMHLVITEVASPPSLRLPRLAPLTPPRVPDPWRVELRGAEATPTRVLSEMAQASEVEIHTHGLFSASQSDASMVVLAPEADGGYVLTADKVRQARLSHAPLVLLATCGAAKTAPFPHESFSLPMAFIEAGASAVLAASVEIPDSAGAFFERVRERIRAGARPSVALRDLRAAWLLERPDDARWLSRVLLFE
- a CDS encoding RNA polymerase sigma factor, yielding MLWRLRTKGEGALSGQARKGFETFGRQWQPLLFGILRKYCGGSSHEVEDIVHDVLLRALLQWDELQHWEAPKQRAWLGRVAKNCFLDRCRRRSSELDRLSALLALSADVDAPDEAEQNELWGYIEMEDLRWALGFLPPTLRQAFELHQQGWSYASIAQVAGVKQGTVGARLHDARAALHERLKETAEKRRRERRQ
- a CDS encoding sensor histidine kinase yields the protein MSLLLCFTAALRGRDAAGLTLYCLATAFWSGSLLLLCVPQAAWLGERFAASGAFTAAAFFHTAQDVARQRSPRLVVLAYVVATVVTLVGALFPDALYGPLAMKRGPLFWPTMALSVSAAGVPLVLLARAYRQQTPERRPLLRSLGIVGALAYSGGLATALLLSAGYALPFGMYLVLASLLVLVHVINAHQPPSERRLLERSLVYSAMAAVLSAGFLFGVLTLMAGSGQPFLAEYRAGAFFLLALAALAFEPLRQGLQEWLGRRLLRGRATGTELVAALAEQETRADQAARLAELGQFSSAVAHEVRNPLGVLAAQLKLLERQGADADTLAGMREQIARAGHFVDELLRYGRPRPLELRRVDVHATVALAYSTARQGLGPLAPEVSFELAEGEPLSMEADQSQLSQVFVIVLENALLALGDVARPRLQVRLSQSDTTLQVLVEDSGPGIPPELLPRLFQPFVTGRRREGPRPGTGLGLAIARGILERHGGTVRASRSESLGGACFTLLLPLKQPAPLSAAAS
- a CDS encoding DMT family transporter, coding for MRHFAMVAAGATLWGCWSLFLRPAGLSWAQNAFLALVAMSLPVPLLLRGAPFHDRRATVALLVVALADAANISLFFAAMKRGPVSVAVLTHYLAPLLLALAAPWVLGERRSVRALVAGPVTLVGLVMLIGRPDGQGGTGMTAALGAGSALFFAAIVLGTKAATRAYSPLAVASLHAPVSAGVLLLIAGTDALPTALDSATLQVLAGGAVCGLAGTCLFNAGLSRVPTAAAGALTYLEPLTASLVGWAVFSEALTPVGVAGGLLVLAAGVWVASERRAPASSMALPSATS